A region from the Lycium barbarum isolate Lr01 chromosome 8, ASM1917538v2, whole genome shotgun sequence genome encodes:
- the LOC132605812 gene encoding uncharacterized protein LOC132605812, producing the protein MRRSLDLVRASETESVELASHRLRDVAAHWYESWELSRGDGATPATWDEFVTAFTHHFLPPELRRARVDRFLHLQQRGRSVREYNMEFDSLARYAPAIVADMADRMHRYVMGLDRYLIDDCMAVALQTDMDIARLQAYALGMEDRHRADYSSRDRDRRPPKRARFAVYSGNSRGGQPQQQQSGRHPPPSGRGTPPQFTGRRSEGVGYSGAGPSSRASGSQLNRGSSSQMRPPRTLCSYCGRQHPGECFRATGACFVCGRQGHQMRDCPARGGTGSSAQSTGSAGGSSSASVAMRPAGQGTPAPASRGRGRGGASGSSGPSNRIYALASRQDQEASPNVVTGTDAQLGDPPV; encoded by the coding sequence atgcggcgctcactagatttggtcagggcttcagagactgagtctgttgagttggcttcgcatagactacgggatgttgctgctcactggtatgagtcctgggagctatccaggggtgacggtgctaccccagctacttgggacgagttcgtgactgctttcactcaccactttttgcccccagagttacggcgggcgcgggttgaccgatttttgcatctgcagcagaggggtcggagcgtccgtgagtataatatggagtttgattctttggcccggtatgcacctgccatagtagcagatatggccgatcggatgcacagatacgtgatggggttagaccgctatttgattgatgactgtatggcggtggcattgcagacagacatggatattgcccgactacaggcttatgccctgggtatggaggaccgacatagagctgattattctagcagagatcgggacaggaggccgcccaagagggccagattcgcagtTTATTCTGGaaattctcgaggcggacagcctcagcagcagcagtcaggcagacatcctcctccgtcaggccggggtacacccccacagtttaccggcaggagatctgagggtgtcggatattcaggggcaggcccgagctccagggcttcaggttcacagttgaacagaggttccagcagtcagatgaggccacccagaactttgtgttcctactgtgggagacagcacccgggagagtgtttccgagctacgggtgcatgctttgtgtgcggccgtcagggccatcagatgagagactgtccggctagaggtggtacaggcagttcagctcagtctaccgggtcagccggtggttcatcttcagcctcagtggcgatgcgccctgcggggcaaggtactccagcaccagcaagccgcggcaggggtcgtggcggagcttcgggttctagcggtccttcgaaccgcatttatgccttagccagcagacaggaccaggaggcttcgcctaatgtcgtcacag
- the LOC132605813 gene encoding uncharacterized protein LOC132605813 isoform X1 encodes MDCIYKNPSISIEERVKDLLSRMTVEEKIGQMTQIERTVATPSVIRDLSIGSILSVGGSGPFEDAPSEAWADMVDGFQKAALESRLGIPLLYGVDAIHGNNNVYGATIFPQNVGLGATRLKLCLYFQLLSYNYFLRPKPKSDIMWSRDAKLAQKIGAVTALEVRACGINYDFAPCVAVCRDPRWGRCYESFGEDTELIREMTSVVTGLQGKPPPGYPKNYPFLAGRDKVVACAKHFVGDGGTDGGVNEGNTISSYDDLERIHIAPYIDCIAQGVCTVMASYSKWNGCHLHASHFLLTEVLKGKLGFKGFVITDSEALDRLSDPYGSNYDQCILAAINAGIDMVMVPFRYQLFLDHFKYLVESGKIPMTRVDDAVERILRVKFVSGAFEFPLSDRSLLDTVGCNQHRELAREAVRKSLVLLKNGKDVTKPFLPLDRKAKRILVAGKHADDLGFQCGGWTKTWEGMGGRITIGTTILEAVKAAVGGETEVVYEENPSPDTFASQDFSYSIVVVGEPPYCESGGDSKDLRIPLGGEELISLVADRVPTLVILISGRPLYIEPSLLEKMDAFVGAWLPGTEGAGITDVIFGDFEFHGRLPMTWFKSVDQLPMHQEQNSYEPLFPFGYGLTSKNKVL; translated from the exons GGAGTATACTTAGTGTTGGAGGTAGTGGTCCATTTGAGGATGCCCCATCAGAAGCTTGGGCAGATATGGTTGATGGATTCCAAAAGGCTGCTCTGGAATCACGGCTAGGGATTCCACTTCTTTATGGAGTTGATGCTATTCATGGAAATAACAATGTCTATGGTGCCACCATTTTCCCACAAAATGTTGGCCTTGGAGCCACCAGGTTGAAATTATGTCTTTATTTTCAACTTCTTAGTTATAACTATTTCTTAAGACCAAAACCTAAATCAGATATAATGTGGAGCAGAGATGCAAAATTGGCTCAAAAGATTGGAGCAGTGACTGCCCTTGAAGTCAGGGCCTGCGGCATTAACTATGATTTTGCTCCCTGTGTTGCT GTATGTAGAGACCCCAGGTGGGGAAGATGTTATGAGAGTTTTGGCGAAGACACCGAACTTATTAGGGAGATGACCTCAGTCGTCACAGGCTTACAAGGGAAACCACCTCCTGGATACCCCAAAAACTATCCTTTTTTAGCTGGAAG AGACAAGGTTGTTGCATGTGCAAAGCATTTTGTTGGAGATGGGGGTACTGATGGAGGTGTAAATGAGGGAAATACAATATCATCATATGACGATCTAGAGAGAATACATATTGCCCCTTATATTGATTGTATTGCTCAGGGAGTCTGCACAGTCATGGCATCCTACTCTAAATGGAATGGATGCCACCTACATGCTAGCCACTTTCTTCTTACTGAAGTTCTAAAAGGGAAGCTCGGATTTAAG GGCTTTGTTATCACTGACTCCGAAGCACTTGACCGactttccgatccttatggatcTAACTATGATCAATGCATTTTGGCGGCAATCAATGCAGGGATTGACATG GTGATGGTTCCTTTTCGGTATCAATTATTTCTCGATCATTTTAAATATCTTGTGGAATCTGGAAAGATTCCAATGACCAGAGTTGATGATGCTGTTGAAAGGATCCTGAGAGTTAAGTTTGTTTCTGGAGCTTTTGAGTTCCCTCTGAGTGATAGGTCATTGTTGGATACCGTTGGTTGTAAT CAACATCGTGAATTAGCACGTGAAGCAGTTCGAAAATCGTTGGTTCTTCTGAAGAATGGAAAGGATGTAACAAAACCATTTCTTCCGCTAGACAGGAAAGCAAAAAGAATTCTTGTAGCAGGAAAACATGCTGACGATCTTGGATTCCAATGCGGAGGGTGGACTAAGACATGGGAAGGAATGGGCGGCAGAATCACGATTG GTACAACAATTCTGGAAGCTGTGAAAGCTGCTGTTGGAGGGGAAACAGAAGTGGTATATGAGGAAAATCCGTCACCTGACACCTTTGCGAGTCAAGACTTCTCTTATTCCATTGTAGTTGTTGGTGAACCTCCCTATTGCGAAAGCGGTGGAGATAGCAAAGACCTCAGAATTCCTCTTGGTGGAGAAGAACTAATAAGCTTGGTTGCAGATAGAGTTCCAACATTGGTGATATTGATTTCCGGAAGGCCTTTATATATTGAGCCTTCACTTTTGGAGAAAATGGATGCCTTTGTTGGTGCTTGGTTACCGGGCACTGAGGGAGCCGGTATCACTGATGTCATTTTTGGAGATTTTGAATTCCATGGAAGGCTCCCCATGACATGGTTTAAAAGTGTAGATCAATTGCCCATGCATCAAGAACAGAACTCATATGAACCTCTTTTTCCATTCGGCTACGGGTTAACTAGTAAAAACAAGGTACTCTAG
- the LOC132605813 gene encoding uncharacterized protein LOC132605813 isoform X2, whose amino-acid sequence MDCIYKNPSISIEERVKDLLSRMTVEEKIGQMTQIERTVATPSVIRDLSIGSILSVGGSGPFEDAPSEAWADMVDGFQKAALESRLGIPLLYGVDAIHGNNNVYGATIFPQNVGLGATRDAKLAQKIGAVTALEVRACGINYDFAPCVAVCRDPRWGRCYESFGEDTELIREMTSVVTGLQGKPPPGYPKNYPFLAGRDKVVACAKHFVGDGGTDGGVNEGNTISSYDDLERIHIAPYIDCIAQGVCTVMASYSKWNGCHLHASHFLLTEVLKGKLGFKGFVITDSEALDRLSDPYGSNYDQCILAAINAGIDMVMVPFRYQLFLDHFKYLVESGKIPMTRVDDAVERILRVKFVSGAFEFPLSDRSLLDTVGCNQHRELAREAVRKSLVLLKNGKDVTKPFLPLDRKAKRILVAGKHADDLGFQCGGWTKTWEGMGGRITIGTTILEAVKAAVGGETEVVYEENPSPDTFASQDFSYSIVVVGEPPYCESGGDSKDLRIPLGGEELISLVADRVPTLVILISGRPLYIEPSLLEKMDAFVGAWLPGTEGAGITDVIFGDFEFHGRLPMTWFKSVDQLPMHQEQNSYEPLFPFGYGLTSKNKVL is encoded by the exons GGAGTATACTTAGTGTTGGAGGTAGTGGTCCATTTGAGGATGCCCCATCAGAAGCTTGGGCAGATATGGTTGATGGATTCCAAAAGGCTGCTCTGGAATCACGGCTAGGGATTCCACTTCTTTATGGAGTTGATGCTATTCATGGAAATAACAATGTCTATGGTGCCACCATTTTCCCACAAAATGTTGGCCTTGGAGCCACCAG AGATGCAAAATTGGCTCAAAAGATTGGAGCAGTGACTGCCCTTGAAGTCAGGGCCTGCGGCATTAACTATGATTTTGCTCCCTGTGTTGCT GTATGTAGAGACCCCAGGTGGGGAAGATGTTATGAGAGTTTTGGCGAAGACACCGAACTTATTAGGGAGATGACCTCAGTCGTCACAGGCTTACAAGGGAAACCACCTCCTGGATACCCCAAAAACTATCCTTTTTTAGCTGGAAG AGACAAGGTTGTTGCATGTGCAAAGCATTTTGTTGGAGATGGGGGTACTGATGGAGGTGTAAATGAGGGAAATACAATATCATCATATGACGATCTAGAGAGAATACATATTGCCCCTTATATTGATTGTATTGCTCAGGGAGTCTGCACAGTCATGGCATCCTACTCTAAATGGAATGGATGCCACCTACATGCTAGCCACTTTCTTCTTACTGAAGTTCTAAAAGGGAAGCTCGGATTTAAG GGCTTTGTTATCACTGACTCCGAAGCACTTGACCGactttccgatccttatggatcTAACTATGATCAATGCATTTTGGCGGCAATCAATGCAGGGATTGACATG GTGATGGTTCCTTTTCGGTATCAATTATTTCTCGATCATTTTAAATATCTTGTGGAATCTGGAAAGATTCCAATGACCAGAGTTGATGATGCTGTTGAAAGGATCCTGAGAGTTAAGTTTGTTTCTGGAGCTTTTGAGTTCCCTCTGAGTGATAGGTCATTGTTGGATACCGTTGGTTGTAAT CAACATCGTGAATTAGCACGTGAAGCAGTTCGAAAATCGTTGGTTCTTCTGAAGAATGGAAAGGATGTAACAAAACCATTTCTTCCGCTAGACAGGAAAGCAAAAAGAATTCTTGTAGCAGGAAAACATGCTGACGATCTTGGATTCCAATGCGGAGGGTGGACTAAGACATGGGAAGGAATGGGCGGCAGAATCACGATTG GTACAACAATTCTGGAAGCTGTGAAAGCTGCTGTTGGAGGGGAAACAGAAGTGGTATATGAGGAAAATCCGTCACCTGACACCTTTGCGAGTCAAGACTTCTCTTATTCCATTGTAGTTGTTGGTGAACCTCCCTATTGCGAAAGCGGTGGAGATAGCAAAGACCTCAGAATTCCTCTTGGTGGAGAAGAACTAATAAGCTTGGTTGCAGATAGAGTTCCAACATTGGTGATATTGATTTCCGGAAGGCCTTTATATATTGAGCCTTCACTTTTGGAGAAAATGGATGCCTTTGTTGGTGCTTGGTTACCGGGCACTGAGGGAGCCGGTATCACTGATGTCATTTTTGGAGATTTTGAATTCCATGGAAGGCTCCCCATGACATGGTTTAAAAGTGTAGATCAATTGCCCATGCATCAAGAACAGAACTCATATGAACCTCTTTTTCCATTCGGCTACGGGTTAACTAGTAAAAACAAGGTACTCTAG